One stretch of Saccharomonospora xinjiangensis XJ-54 DNA includes these proteins:
- a CDS encoding NUDIX domain-containing protein, with protein MTRTSRRSAGILVYQVVSGVPQVLLGHMGGPFWARRDAGAWTIPKGEYSPDEQPEVAARREFTEELGLPPPEGPLIPLGEVRQAGGKLVTVFALSGDLDPGAVVPGTFALEWPKGSGVVQQFPELDRVEWFDLDRAKARIVVAQRVFLDRLDERLSR; from the coding sequence GTGACGCGAACGTCACGGCGGAGCGCGGGAATCCTGGTGTATCAGGTGGTCTCCGGTGTGCCACAGGTGTTGCTCGGCCACATGGGCGGGCCGTTCTGGGCCCGCCGCGACGCGGGCGCGTGGACGATCCCGAAAGGCGAGTACTCACCGGACGAACAGCCTGAGGTGGCGGCGCGGCGGGAGTTCACGGAGGAACTCGGCCTGCCGCCACCGGAAGGTCCGCTGATCCCTCTCGGCGAGGTCAGGCAGGCAGGGGGAAAGCTGGTGACCGTGTTCGCCCTGTCCGGCGATCTGGACCCCGGCGCGGTGGTGCCCGGCACCTTCGCGCTGGAATGGCCGAAAGGGTCGGGTGTGGTCCAGCAGTTTCCCGAACTCGATCGCGTCGAGTGGTTCGACCTCGACAGGGCGAAGGCCAGGATCGTGGTCGCACAGCGAGTGTTCCTCGACCGGCTCGACGAGCGTCTCTCCCGTTAG
- the nrfD gene encoding NrfD/PsrC family molybdoenzyme membrane anchor subunit, translating into MSGNGQDSPAARPGREAVTGAVGAIDGGRRRRKAGKGRRGRGEQAMVPEAEFTSYYGKPVLNGPVWKTPDVPAYLFLGGLAGGSSLLAAGYHVLGRERPGLIAKLGALGSVGASVVALVHDLGRPERFVNMLRVVKPTSPMSMGSWLLTVYGPMAGLSAASAVTGLLPRVGTAATACAALTGPGVASYTAALVADTAVPAWHDAHRELPYVFVGSGAVAAGGLGLLALRRGADAAPARNLALFGTALEIGASRLLERRLGMVAEPYRQGRSGALVRAGEALAVAGSAGAVAGRRSRVARALSGVALLAGSALTKWGVFEAGRVSAADPKYTVVPQRERLRRREEEAAEHGAVRR; encoded by the coding sequence ATGAGCGGGAACGGGCAGGACTCGCCTGCCGCACGCCCCGGAAGGGAAGCGGTCACCGGCGCCGTCGGCGCCATCGACGGCGGGCGGCGGCGCCGGAAGGCCGGGAAGGGCAGGAGGGGCCGGGGCGAGCAAGCTATGGTCCCCGAGGCCGAGTTCACCTCCTACTACGGAAAACCGGTGCTCAACGGGCCGGTGTGGAAGACGCCGGACGTGCCCGCCTATCTGTTTCTCGGCGGCCTCGCGGGCGGGTCGTCGCTACTCGCGGCCGGCTACCACGTGCTCGGCCGTGAGCGGCCCGGGTTGATCGCGAAACTCGGCGCGCTCGGGTCCGTCGGCGCATCGGTGGTGGCGCTCGTCCACGATCTCGGCAGGCCTGAGCGATTCGTCAACATGCTGCGGGTCGTCAAGCCCACCTCACCGATGAGTATGGGGTCGTGGCTGCTGACGGTGTACGGGCCCATGGCAGGACTCTCGGCCGCGTCGGCCGTCACCGGCCTGCTTCCGCGCGTTGGCACGGCGGCCACGGCCTGCGCGGCGCTGACCGGCCCCGGCGTGGCGTCGTACACGGCGGCGCTCGTGGCGGACACGGCCGTGCCCGCGTGGCACGACGCCCACCGCGAGCTGCCGTACGTGTTCGTCGGCTCGGGAGCCGTCGCGGCAGGAGGACTCGGCCTGCTCGCTCTTCGGCGTGGGGCCGACGCGGCGCCCGCCCGGAATCTCGCGTTGTTCGGCACCGCGTTGGAGATCGGAGCCTCACGGCTGCTGGAACGCAGGCTCGGCATGGTCGCCGAGCCGTACCGGCAGGGGAGGTCCGGCGCGTTGGTGCGCGCGGGGGAGGCTCTGGCCGTCGCGGGCTCGGCAGGCGCGGTCGCGGGTCGGCGTAGCCGGGTCGCGCGGGCACTGTCCGGTGTGGCATTGCTGGCGGGCTCGGCGCTCACGAAGTGGGGGGTGTTCGAGGCGGGCCGGGTCTCGGCAGCCGATCCCAAGTACACGGTCGTGCCGCAGCGGGAGCGCCTTCGCAGGCGTGAGGAGGAGGCAGCCGAACACGGTGCGGTGCGCCGGTGA
- a CDS encoding 4Fe-4S dicluster domain-containing protein yields the protein MSSATPDPASRTGYVDHPPRMGFFTDTTVCIGCKACEVACKEWNAVPDDGMELTGMSYDNTVGLGADTWRHVAFIEQRKPLGAQQPSLHAGTDVLALAEQGSGTPPPEAGMTPTTPGEEGEFRWLMASDVCKHCTHAACLDVCPTGALFRTEFGTVVVQEDVCNGCGYCIPACPFGVIDQRKGDGRAWKCTLCYDRLGSGLEPACAKACPTDSIQFGRLDELRERAARRVEQLHSAGVTDARLYGADPEDGVGGDGAFFLLLDEPEVYGLPPDPVVTTRDLPRMWRHVLSAAATLAAGAVAAFLGARKGR from the coding sequence ATGAGCAGCGCGACGCCGGACCCGGCGAGCCGCACCGGCTACGTCGATCACCCACCGCGCATGGGGTTCTTCACCGACACCACCGTGTGCATCGGCTGCAAGGCGTGTGAGGTGGCGTGCAAGGAGTGGAACGCCGTCCCCGACGACGGCATGGAGCTGACAGGCATGTCGTACGACAACACCGTCGGCCTCGGCGCCGACACCTGGCGGCACGTCGCATTCATCGAGCAGCGCAAGCCGCTGGGAGCGCAGCAGCCCTCCCTGCACGCGGGCACCGATGTGCTCGCGCTCGCCGAACAGGGTTCGGGCACCCCTCCACCCGAGGCTGGCATGACACCGACCACTCCCGGCGAGGAGGGCGAGTTCCGCTGGCTGATGGCCTCGGACGTGTGCAAGCACTGCACCCACGCCGCGTGCCTCGACGTGTGTCCCACCGGCGCCCTGTTCCGCACCGAGTTCGGCACGGTGGTGGTGCAGGAGGACGTCTGCAACGGCTGCGGCTACTGCATTCCCGCGTGCCCGTTCGGCGTGATCGACCAGCGCAAGGGCGACGGAAGGGCGTGGAAGTGCACCCTGTGCTACGACCGGCTGGGCAGCGGGCTCGAACCCGCGTGCGCGAAGGCGTGCCCCACCGACTCGATCCAGTTCGGACGGCTGGACGAGCTGAGGGAGCGCGCGGCGCGGCGTGTGGAGCAACTGCACTCGGCTGGGGTGACGGACGCGCGCCTCTACGGTGCCGACCCGGAGGACGGCGTCGGCGGCGACGGCGCGTTCTTCCTGTTGCTCGACGAACCCGAGGTGTACGGCCTTCCGCCGGACCCGGTCGTCACCACGCGCGACCTGCCCCGGATGTGGCGGCACGTCCTGTCGGCGGCGGCGACACTGGCGGCCGGTGCCGTCGCGGCCTTCCTCGGTGCGCGAAAGGGGCGATGA
- the fdh gene encoding formate dehydrogenase, with product MARGQWKQWIEGWPVYRQFTDGDRTGRGAAAKSRVTGSLKARTSSADKVVKSICPYCAVGCGQNVFVKDGKVTHIEGDPDSPISRGRLCPKGSASLQLTTGSARQYQVLYRRPYGTEWETLDLDTAMDMIADRVLEARDEGWQSEVDGLVTNRTLGFASLGGATLDNEENYLLKKLYTALGAIQVENQARIUHSSTVPSLGTSFGRGGATTFQQDLANADCIVIQGSNMAECHPVGFQWVMEAKARGATLIHVDPRFTRTSAMADLHVPLRAGSDIAFLGGIVNYVLENERYFREYILAYTNAAAIVGEDFADTEDLDGLFSGFDPEHRQYDVSTWQYQGSRVQAASGQRDQHWRERTRDDSDVGEAARGEAHGSGGAEIGAEPDTDLTLTHPRCVFQLLKRHFARYTPEVVEQVCGVPRETFTKVCELLADNSGRDRTSAFAYAVGWTQHTVGVQYIRTAAILQLLLGNIGRPGGGILALRGHASIQGSTDIPTLFNLLPGYIPMPHAHSNIDLGTFVSAEAAHKGYWGNMRSYIVSLLKAWWGAAATPGNDFCFDYLPRLTGSHGTYETVIEQLNGRCKGYLLLGENPAVGSADAKAQRMGMANLDWLVVRDFSLIESATWWKDGPEIESGELKTTDIGTEVFFLPAATHTEKDGSFTNTQRLLQWHFQAVEPEGDARSDLWFAFHLGRIIREKLAGSSRERDRPILDLTWDYPTKGPHDEPEAEAVLAEISGYDADATPLSTYEQLRPDGSTACGCWIYCGVYAEGINQAARRKPSSEQDWVASEWAWAWPLNRRILYNRASADPEGRPWSERKAYVWWDEDQRRWVGHDVPDFKATRPPDFVPEPGATGPEALSGTDAFVMQADGKGWLYAPAGLTDGPLPTHYEPQESPFENALYAQQRNPVRNVLRHPYARYQPSGAQPGSEVFPYVTTTYRLTEHHTAGGMSRWQPYLSELQPEMFCEVSPQLAAERGLEHLGWATIVSARAAIEARVLVTDRVTPLRVQGRTLHQIGLPYHWGPNGISTGDAANELAGMALDPNVHIQEVKALACDIRPGRRPRGPAREELVLQYRRRAGITDETGTEV from the coding sequence ATGGCGCGAGGGCAGTGGAAGCAGTGGATCGAGGGCTGGCCGGTGTACCGGCAGTTCACCGACGGCGACCGCACGGGCCGTGGCGCCGCGGCGAAGAGCCGGGTCACCGGCTCCTTGAAGGCCCGCACGAGCAGCGCCGACAAGGTCGTGAAGTCGATCTGCCCCTACTGCGCTGTCGGGTGCGGTCAGAACGTTTTCGTCAAGGACGGCAAGGTCACGCACATCGAGGGCGATCCCGACTCGCCGATCAGCAGGGGCAGGTTGTGTCCGAAGGGGTCGGCGAGTCTCCAGCTCACGACGGGATCCGCCCGGCAGTACCAGGTGCTCTACCGAAGGCCGTACGGCACGGAGTGGGAGACGCTGGACCTCGACACGGCGATGGACATGATCGCCGACCGCGTCCTCGAAGCGAGGGACGAGGGCTGGCAGTCCGAAGTAGACGGATTGGTCACGAACCGGACGCTCGGTTTCGCCAGTCTCGGCGGCGCAACACTGGACAACGAGGAGAACTACCTCCTCAAGAAGCTCTACACGGCACTCGGCGCTATCCAGGTGGAGAACCAGGCCCGCATTTGACACTCCTCCACGGTTCCCAGTTTGGGAACCTCCTTCGGTCGCGGGGGCGCGACGACGTTCCAGCAGGATCTGGCCAACGCCGACTGCATCGTGATCCAGGGCTCCAACATGGCCGAGTGCCATCCTGTGGGTTTCCAGTGGGTGATGGAGGCGAAGGCACGGGGCGCGACGCTGATCCACGTCGATCCCCGGTTCACGCGCACGAGCGCGATGGCCGACCTGCACGTGCCCTTGCGCGCGGGCAGTGACATCGCGTTTCTCGGCGGAATCGTCAACTACGTGCTGGAGAACGAGCGGTATTTCCGCGAGTACATCCTCGCCTACACCAACGCCGCGGCGATCGTCGGTGAGGATTTCGCCGACACCGAGGATCTCGACGGGCTGTTTTCCGGGTTCGACCCCGAGCACCGCCAGTACGACGTGTCCACCTGGCAGTACCAGGGCAGCAGGGTGCAGGCGGCGTCGGGTCAGCGGGACCAGCACTGGCGGGAACGTACCCGCGATGACTCGGATGTCGGGGAGGCGGCGAGGGGAGAGGCTCACGGTTCGGGAGGCGCCGAGATCGGTGCCGAGCCGGACACCGACCTGACGCTCACTCATCCTCGCTGCGTGTTCCAGCTGCTCAAACGGCATTTCGCCCGGTACACGCCCGAGGTGGTCGAGCAGGTTTGCGGTGTGCCGAGGGAGACGTTCACGAAGGTCTGCGAGCTGCTCGCCGACAACTCCGGCCGCGACCGTACGAGCGCGTTCGCCTACGCGGTGGGCTGGACCCAGCACACGGTGGGTGTGCAGTACATCCGCACGGCGGCCATCCTGCAACTGCTGCTCGGCAACATCGGGAGGCCGGGCGGCGGCATCCTGGCGCTGCGCGGGCACGCCTCCATCCAGGGTTCCACCGACATCCCGACCCTGTTCAATCTGCTGCCCGGCTACATCCCCATGCCGCACGCGCACAGCAACATCGACCTCGGCACCTTCGTGTCGGCGGAGGCCGCGCACAAGGGGTACTGGGGAAACATGCGCTCCTACATCGTCAGCCTGCTCAAGGCGTGGTGGGGCGCGGCCGCGACACCCGGCAACGACTTCTGTTTCGACTACCTGCCCCGGCTGACCGGAAGCCACGGCACGTACGAGACCGTGATCGAGCAGTTGAACGGCAGGTGCAAGGGTTATCTCCTGCTGGGGGAGAACCCCGCTGTCGGGTCGGCGGACGCGAAGGCGCAGCGCATGGGCATGGCCAACCTCGACTGGCTCGTCGTGCGGGACTTCTCGCTGATCGAGAGCGCGACGTGGTGGAAGGACGGCCCGGAGATCGAGAGCGGCGAGCTGAAGACCACCGACATCGGCACGGAGGTGTTTTTCCTTCCCGCCGCGACCCACACCGAGAAGGACGGCAGCTTCACCAACACCCAGCGGCTGTTGCAGTGGCATTTCCAGGCGGTGGAGCCGGAGGGCGATGCCCGCAGCGATCTGTGGTTCGCCTTTCACCTCGGCCGCATCATCCGGGAGAAGCTTGCGGGCTCCAGCCGCGAGCGCGATCGGCCGATCCTCGACCTGACGTGGGACTATCCCACCAAGGGGCCGCACGACGAGCCTGAGGCGGAAGCCGTGCTCGCCGAGATCAGTGGCTACGACGCGGACGCGACGCCGCTGTCCACCTATGAGCAGCTCCGGCCCGACGGTTCGACGGCATGCGGATGCTGGATCTACTGCGGCGTCTACGCCGAAGGAATCAACCAGGCCGCGCGCCGCAAGCCGTCGTCCGAACAGGACTGGGTGGCGAGCGAGTGGGCGTGGGCGTGGCCGCTCAACCGGCGCATCCTCTACAACCGCGCCTCGGCCGACCCCGAGGGGAGGCCGTGGAGCGAACGCAAGGCGTATGTGTGGTGGGACGAGGACCAGCGTCGCTGGGTCGGCCACGACGTGCCCGACTTCAAGGCGACGAGGCCACCGGACTTCGTTCCCGAACCCGGCGCGACGGGACCGGAGGCGTTGTCGGGCACCGACGCCTTCGTGATGCAGGCCGACGGCAAGGGGTGGTTGTACGCGCCTGCCGGGCTCACCGACGGGCCGTTGCCGACGCACTACGAACCGCAGGAGTCGCCGTTCGAGAACGCGCTGTACGCCCAGCAGCGCAACCCGGTCAGAAACGTGCTGCGCCACCCGTACGCCCGCTACCAGCCCAGTGGCGCGCAACCGGGTTCGGAGGTGTTCCCGTACGTCACCACGACCTACCGGCTCACCGAGCACCACACGGCGGGCGGCATGTCCCGGTGGCAGCCGTACCTGTCGGAGTTGCAGCCTGAGATGTTCTGCGAGGTGTCACCGCAGCTCGCCGCAGAGCGCGGCCTGGAACACCTCGGCTGGGCCACGATCGTGTCGGCTCGCGCCGCCATCGAGGCGCGAGTGCTGGTCACCGACCGCGTCACCCCGTTGCGCGTGCAGGGCCGCACGCTGCACCAGATCGGGCTGCCCTACCACTGGGGACCCAACGGGATCTCCACCGGAGACGCGGCCAACGAGCTGGCGGGGATGGCGCTCGATCCGAACGTCCACATCCAGGAGGTGAAGGCGCTGGCGTGCGACATCCGGCCGGGACGGCGGCCACGGGGACCGGCCCGCGAGGAGCTGGTCCTGCAGTACCGGCGGCGGGCAGGCATCACCGACGAGACGGGCACCGAGGTGTGA
- a CDS encoding flavodoxin family protein, whose amino-acid sequence MRSLVVYESMFGNTRAVAEAVAEGLGDDVRIVEVGDAPTEVGADVDLLVIGAPTHAFGLSRPSTRDDAAQRAHKAGTRFLSRSDGVREWLERVRVTAPVGLAVFDTKVDKPRLPGSAAKKVAKQLRGAPVEPVAAPRHFLVADALGPLIDGELDRAREWGSRLPGRVRAS is encoded by the coding sequence ATGCGATCACTAGTGGTGTACGAATCCATGTTCGGCAACACTCGCGCGGTCGCCGAGGCGGTCGCGGAGGGGTTGGGCGACGACGTGCGGATCGTGGAGGTCGGCGACGCGCCCACCGAGGTAGGCGCGGACGTCGATCTCCTGGTGATCGGCGCGCCGACACACGCTTTCGGCCTCAGCCGTCCGTCCACTCGCGACGACGCAGCGCAGCGTGCTCACAAGGCGGGCACGCGGTTTCTGTCTCGCAGCGACGGCGTCCGGGAGTGGCTGGAGCGCGTCAGAGTGACGGCGCCGGTCGGGCTTGCCGTCTTCGACACCAAGGTGGACAAGCCACGCCTACCCGGCTCGGCAGCCAAGAAGGTGGCCAAGCAACTTCGCGGCGCACCGGTGGAGCCGGTCGCCGCTCCCCGCCACTTCCTCGTCGCCGACGCGCTGGGGCCGTTGATCGACGGCGAGCTCGACCGGGCTCGTGAATGGGGTTCACGGCTCCCCGGTCGGGTCCGCGCGTCCTAG
- a CDS encoding PASTA domain-containing protein: protein MRGPGPVTEVPDVVGLGADDACDIVRRAGLKPVPPDGGELPMSGIVTAQRPIGAAGAVEGAEVVLWVHPGKESPVGAASTGPLESASPD, encoded by the coding sequence ATGCGTGGACCTGGTCCGGTCACCGAAGTGCCCGACGTCGTCGGTCTCGGGGCCGACGACGCTTGCGACATCGTTCGCCGCGCGGGTCTGAAGCCGGTTCCGCCGGACGGCGGTGAGCTGCCCATGTCGGGCATCGTCACCGCGCAACGTCCCATTGGCGCGGCGGGGGCCGTGGAGGGCGCCGAGGTGGTGCTCTGGGTCCACCCCGGTAAGGAATCGCCCGTGGGCGCGGCGAGCACGGGTCCTCTCGAATCCGCCTCACCCGACTGA
- a CDS encoding thioredoxin family protein, which produces MATVELTTENFNEIVGGPGTVFVDFWASWCGPCRTFAPVFERASEEHPDITFGKVDTEAQVELAQAFGISSIPTLLAVRDGVVLYAEPGALPAPAFEELIGKVQQVDMDEVRAEIERAS; this is translated from the coding sequence GTGGCGACTGTCGAACTGACGACCGAGAACTTCAACGAGATCGTCGGCGGGCCGGGAACGGTGTTCGTGGACTTCTGGGCCTCCTGGTGTGGGCCGTGCCGGACGTTCGCGCCGGTGTTCGAGCGCGCCTCCGAGGAACACCCCGACATCACCTTCGGCAAGGTGGACACCGAGGCGCAGGTGGAACTCGCCCAGGCGTTCGGTATCTCGTCGATCCCGACGCTGCTCGCGGTGCGCGACGGCGTGGTGCTCTATGCCGAGCCCGGTGCGCTGCCTGCTCCGGCTTTCGAGGAGCTGATCGGCAAGGTGCAGCAGGTGGACATGGACGAGGTGCGCGCCGAGATCGAGCGCGCGAGCTGA
- a CDS encoding alpha-ketoglutarate-dependent dioxygenase AlkB family protein, with protein sequence MDLALQGSLFDALGPGGPDGEPSLRSLDGVRRTELAHGAWIDVLPGWLSGADVLFERLAERVPWRAEERVMYDQTVAVPRLLCFYGERDPLPEPVLDAARSALTARYERELGEPFRTAGLCYYRDGRDSVAWHGDRIGRGRREDTMVAILSVGASRALLLRPRFGGGATIRHQLGHGDLLVMGGSCQRTWEHAVPKTSKPVGPRISIQFRPRGVL encoded by the coding sequence ATGGACCTCGCACTTCAGGGATCGCTGTTCGACGCGCTGGGTCCCGGCGGCCCTGACGGGGAGCCGTCGCTGCGGTCTCTCGACGGCGTGCGGCGGACAGAGCTGGCGCACGGTGCCTGGATCGACGTGCTCCCCGGCTGGTTGTCGGGTGCCGACGTGCTGTTCGAGAGGCTGGCCGAGCGGGTGCCCTGGCGTGCCGAAGAGCGGGTGATGTACGACCAGACCGTCGCCGTGCCGAGACTGCTGTGCTTCTACGGCGAGCGCGATCCGCTGCCGGAACCCGTGCTCGACGCGGCCCGCTCAGCGCTCACCGCACGCTACGAGCGCGAACTCGGCGAGCCCTTCCGCACGGCGGGTCTGTGTTACTACCGCGACGGCCGCGACAGCGTCGCCTGGCACGGCGACCGCATCGGAAGGGGCCGCCGTGAGGACACGATGGTGGCGATCCTGTCGGTCGGCGCGTCGCGGGCGCTGCTGCTGCGGCCCCGCTTCGGCGGCGGCGCCACCATCCGGCACCAGCTCGGGCACGGCGATCTTCTCGTCATGGGTGGCTCGTGCCAGCGCACCTGGGAGCACGCTGTCCCGAAGACCAGCAAGCCCGTCGGACCCCGGATCAGCATCCAGTTCCGGCCGCGCGGGGTGCTCTGA
- a CDS encoding ATP-grasp domain-containing protein gives MAENVFVLGLDDGNAELLRRLPGARDHHIHGLLGIDEVRIGRSDFRRCLARACERLDSFDGPIDAVTGYWDFPVTSLVPILCERYGLPSSSLESIVKCEHKYWSRLEQAQVTDAYPRFGLVDPHADPPRPPEGLTFPLWLKPVKSSSSKLAYRVTDDREFTEAIRHIRAGIGEVGGPFDAVLERVSPPPEVANAGATACLAEEAVGGAQITVEGYRHHHEPHVYGVVDSVRYPGTSSFLRYRYPSTLPEESVRLVTDIAKAVVVRMGLRSTTFDIEFFVEPGSGRAWVLEVNPRLSQSHARLFEAVDGVSNLHCMVSLALGKEPTMPRGQGPAAVAAKCFLRRFTDGIVQRVPSGEEIAAVEREVGVIVDLTTRRGNRLADQYARDSYSYELADIHIAAGSESELIDKYERCVSALRFEIGDI, from the coding sequence GTGGCCGAGAACGTCTTCGTGCTCGGACTCGACGACGGCAATGCCGAGCTGCTCCGCAGGCTCCCCGGAGCGCGCGACCACCACATCCACGGGCTGCTCGGCATCGACGAGGTGCGCATCGGCCGCAGCGACTTCCGCCGCTGCCTGGCCCGAGCGTGCGAGCGGCTCGATTCCTTCGACGGCCCCATCGACGCCGTCACCGGCTATTGGGATTTCCCGGTGACCTCACTGGTGCCGATCCTGTGCGAACGCTACGGGCTGCCCAGCTCCAGCCTGGAATCGATCGTGAAGTGCGAGCACAAGTACTGGAGCAGGCTGGAACAGGCGCAGGTGACCGACGCGTATCCCCGGTTCGGCCTCGTGGACCCGCACGCGGACCCCCCACGACCGCCCGAGGGACTCACCTTTCCCCTGTGGCTGAAACCGGTGAAGTCGTCGTCGTCCAAGCTCGCGTACCGGGTGACCGACGACCGTGAGTTCACCGAGGCGATCAGGCACATCAGGGCAGGCATCGGCGAGGTCGGCGGTCCTTTCGACGCGGTGCTGGAACGAGTTTCCCCACCGCCCGAGGTGGCGAACGCCGGAGCGACCGCGTGCCTCGCCGAGGAGGCGGTCGGCGGCGCACAGATCACCGTGGAGGGCTACCGCCATCACCACGAGCCGCACGTCTACGGCGTCGTCGATTCGGTGCGCTACCCGGGCACGTCGAGCTTCCTGCGGTACCGGTACCCGTCCACGCTGCCCGAGGAGTCGGTCAGGCTGGTCACCGACATCGCGAAGGCCGTCGTCGTGCGGATGGGCCTGCGGTCCACGACGTTCGACATCGAATTCTTCGTCGAACCCGGCTCCGGCCGCGCGTGGGTGCTGGAGGTCAATCCCCGGCTGTCGCAGTCGCACGCGCGGCTGTTCGAGGCTGTTGACGGCGTGTCGAACCTGCATTGCATGGTGAGTCTCGCCCTCGGGAAGGAGCCGACGATGCCCCGAGGTCAGGGACCGGCCGCCGTCGCGGCGAAGTGCTTCCTGCGGCGGTTCACCGACGGGATCGTCCAGCGCGTCCCGAGTGGAGAGGAGATCGCCGCCGTCGAGCGTGAGGTTGGCGTGATCGTGGACCTCACCACGAGGCGGGGAAACCGGCTCGCGGACCAGTACGCGCGGGACAGCTACAGCTACGAACTGGCCGACATCCACATCGCGGCTGGCAGCGAGTCCGAACTGATCGACAAGTACGAGCGCTGCGTGTCCGCGTTGCGGTTCGAGATCGGCGACATCTGA